GGCAGTGAATTTACCCTGCGATGGCTCCCGCTGCCTGTCTTGAACAAGCaaactaaaggaaaaagaacattatATTGAAAGATCTCCTGTCCCCCTTTACTGTCAGTTCACCAAGTTAGCTGAAGTCTGTGCTGTTTCCTAACAGAGACAGCCTGCAAAGGTTAGCATAACCCATATTGATAGGGAAGGTTTCTTTTGCTTGATCTCTATAAGGAAACTGGTTTTAATGTTGCAGGATTAGGCCCAGGTTGGATGTATTGGGATACAGTTATGACTGAATGACATAGATAAGGAATTCCTGCTTTCAAAAGAGCCAAGTCACTCAGCATTAGTGATGGTGACAGGAATTATGGTGGTGAAAAGCCAGCAGgatccctctactcctggaaaCAACCTGATTTAGCGTTAATGCGATGTAACTTGCTCTGGATTCTACAGACTGTACAGATGGGATCTGCACTTAATGTAAAGGGATCTAAGTTTCCTCCAACAGTTCTCCAGAAagaatttctcttctgcagttgTCTTTGCTGGAAGTTCAGATATTTCAATAATGATAAGTTACACGAGTTACAAAGCAAAAGGATGACCATTTAGCAGGGGGTTAAGCTATCCCCGTTCCTTCTGAGAACAGAACCCTCAAAATAAGTCTCCTGATGgcctttttcatttcagtatttctcagGGTGTAGACCATGGGATTCAACACTGGAGCAACCATAGTGAAGAAGATGGAGACCACTTTGTCCAGTGCAAATGTCTTGAAGGGCCGAGCATAGATGAATATTCCTGGAATGAATGTTATGCTTATTGCCATTATCTGCGCTATGCAGGTAGAAAAAGCTTTGTGCTTTCCTGTGGTGAACTGCCTCCTTGTCTTGACTAAAATGACAGTGTATGAAATAAGCAGCAAGACAAAAATTATTATGAGGAGCAGTCCACCGTTTGAGACCATCAGCAGCTCTATCAGGTAGGTGTCAATGCAGGCCGCTTTCAGTACTTGTGGGACATCACAGTGGAAATTGTCCAGGGTGTTAGGACCACAATAAGGTAAAGGGAGAAGCAGAGTAATCTGTGTCGCAGAGTGAATGAATCCTCCTGCCCATGACCCTACCACTAGACCTAAACACGCTGCGCGGTTCATTACAGTCAGGTACTGCAAGGGCTTAACAATAGCCACATAGCGATCCGCTGCCATCGCTACAAGAAGAAAGATATGAGCACCGCCGATGAAGTGGAACAAAAACATGTGAAGCATGCACTCCTTGAGCAGAACAGAtctgggctgggagaggagacTTGACAGCAGAGTGGGAGTAGTGACTGATGATTCAGCAATATCTGTGAACGCTAAGTTGGCCAGGAAGAAGTACATCGGTGTGTGCAGGTGGTAGTCAGTGATAACAGCGGTGAGGATGGTGATG
The DNA window shown above is from Lathamus discolor isolate bLatDis1 chromosome 20, bLatDis1.hap1, whole genome shotgun sequence and carries:
- the LOC136023924 gene encoding olfactory receptor 4D1-like — encoded protein: MQNVTSPVTQFVLLGFNNSLQIQQFLFTVFCLVYLTTCLGNITILTAVITDYHLHTPMYFFLANLAFTDIAESSVTTPTLLSSLLSQPRSVLLKECMLHMFLFHFIGGAHIFLLVAMAADRYVAIVKPLQYLTVMNRAACLGLVVGSWAGGFIHSATQITLLLPLPYCGPNTLDNFHCDVPQVLKAACIDTYLIELLMVSNGGLLLIIIFVLLLISYTVILVKTRRQFTTGKHKAFSTCIAQIMAISITFIPGIFIYARPFKTFALDKVVSIFFTMVAPVLNPMVYTLRNTEMKKAIRRLILRVLFSEGTGIA